ATGAAGAAGATACTGAGCGTTTAGCTCAAGCTTTGGCGCAGCATGTTCAGTCGGGTGTAATTTATTTAATTGGGGACTTGGGCGCGGGTAAAACCACACTTACGCGCTATTTCTTACAGGCTTTAGGTCACAAAGGCTCTGTTAAAAGCCCAACTTATACACTCGTTGAGCCATATAAAATTAATGATAAAGAAATTTTTCATTTTGACTTGTATCGCTTGAATGATCCGTACGAACTTGAATTAATGGGAATCCGTGACTATTTAGATATCACTGATGCTTTATTTCTGTTTGAATGGCCATCTAAAGGTGGGGATGAAATTCCGCAAGCGGATATCATCATTGACATTCAAAAGTCAGATGATGAGTTGAGCCGGTTCGTAACATTAACTCTACCAACAAAAAATTTATACCAGACTTTGCAGGAACAGCTTCATGACTGATGAAAAGCTAACAAAACGTCGTATCCATACATTAGACGCAGCGTTAGCGAACCAGATTGCAGCGGGTGAGGTAATTGAGCGTCCTTCTTCTGTGGTCAAAGAATTATTAGAAAACTCTATCGATGCCGGCGCGACTGAACTGATTGTACGAATTGCACAAGGTGGTTCGACTTTAATCGAAATCATTGATAATGGGCACGGTATTCATCCGGATGATTTGGCGCTTGCTGTCATGCGTCATGCCACAAGTAAGATTAAAACCGCTGAAGATTTACATGCGATTGTGAGTTTGGGATTCCGTGGAGAAGCCCTAGCTTCGATTGCTGCTGTCTCAAGATTGACTTTAACCAGTAGCCAAGATGAAAGTGGTATTGGTCACCAGGTTGAAGTAAACGGTACAGCATTTGATCATCAAGAGGTACAAGCTGTTGCAGCACAAAAAGGTACCCATATTCGAGTTCAGGACTTATTTTTTAATGTTCCTGCACGTCGTAAATTCTTAAAAAAACCAACCACTGAATTTGGTCATATTGAAGAAATCGTTCGCCGTCTAGCCCTAACACATTTCGATATACGTTTTGTGCTTGAACATAATGATAATATTAGAATTAATTTACCTATAGCAGATAGCGGAGAACTGCGTTTTCAGCGAGTTCAGCAATTATTAGGTTCGCAATTCGTACAAAATGCATATTGGATGGATGCCGAAAGTATTAGCATGCGTTTATCAGGTTGGCTTGGTCATCCTTCAGATGCACGTGCACAGGCCGACATGCAATATGTCTATGTGAATGGCCGTATTGTCAAAGATAAAACAATTTCACATGCACTACGCATGGCCTATGATGGTATTTTGCATGGTCATCAACATTCATCTTATTTACTTTTCTTAGAAGTTGATCCTGAAAATATCGATGTCAATGTCCATCCGACTAAACATGAAATTCGCTTTTTAAATCAAAGAGAAGTACATGAGTTTGTAAGGCATTATACAAAAGAAACTCTAGCGCAATTTCAGACAGCGAGTGCTGATCTAGCTCAAGCGATGAAAACGGATGAAAGCTCAGATTACTCGGTACAACCGCAGCCTAAATATCAAGAACAATTTTCATTGCATCGAGCAAATGAAACTTTAAATCCAGATAATGAAGAACGAACTCATTCTGTACCAACAGAGTTGTTAACCGATTTTAACGCTAGCCGTCCGCAAGCAGTTCAGTATGCAGATCAAACACCCAAATATAATGGTTCTGCTCAATTAAATAATGCTTTAAAAACTTATTTAGCGCCTCTGCGTGACCAACCTGCGAGTTTCTCGATAAATGAAGATATAGAGCCAGTTGCTAAAGTAGATGAGTTTCCATTAGGGATCGCAATTGCTCAACTACATGGAATTTATATTTTAGCCCAAAATACTGAAGGGCTTATTATTGTTGATATGCATGCGGCCCATGAGCGTATTTTATTACAGCAAATGAAAAATGCTTGGGATAAACCGGAATTTTGGACATCTCAGCAATTGCTTATACCTAAAGTGATTTCCATTAGCCGTATGCAAGCTGTTAGGGTTGAGGAATTAAAACCTCAGCTTGAGCGCTTAGGTTTGGAAATTGATTTATACGGTGATGAGCAGGTTATTGTTCGTGGTGTGCCAGCCATTTTGCAAAAAGCTGATTTTGAAAATCTCATTCCAGAACTTTTAAACGATTTAGATCCGAATGATGAAGCACAAGGATTACTTCAAAAAAGAGATGAGTTACTCGCTGGAATGGCATGTCATGGGGCAGTGCGTGCACATCGACAACTCAGTCTTTCAGAAATGAACGCTTTACTTCGTCAAATGGAACAAACCGAATTTGCAAGCCAATGTAACCATGGGCGGCCAACTTGGCGTGCATTTCCATTATCTCAACTAGATAAATTATTTGCTCGAGGAGAGTAGTTTTACATGTCAAATCAATTGCCCGTCATCAATTTAATGGGACCAACTGCGAGCGGGAAAACCGCTTTGGCATGTGAATTATATGAGCGTGGAAATTTTGAACTAATTTCTGTTGATTCCGCACTCGTCTATAAAGATATGGATATCGGTACTGCTAAGCCAACGCGTGAAGAACAAGCGCTCTATCCTCATCACCTCATTGATATTATTACTCCTTTAGAAGTCTATTCAGCTGCTCAATTTGTTGAAGATGCCTGTAAATTAATTGATAACATGCATTCGCGTGGGAAAACTCCTATTTTAGTAGGAGGGACAATGCTGTATTTCAAGGCATTATTAGAGGGCTTGTCTGGTAATTTGCCAAGCGCAGATGCAGAAGTTCGAGCTGCAATTGAAGAGAAAGCTCTAAATGAAGGATGGCAGGCAGTTTATGATGAGTTGGTTTCTGTAGACCCAGACGCGGCTATAAAGTTTAATGTGACTGATAAGCAACGGATTATTCGGGCTTTAGAGGTTTATAAAATAACGGGCGAACCAATTACTAAATTACAGGCAGAACAACCAAAAAACGTACCATATCGATACATATTTCATAACTATGCTTTGCTTCCAGATCGGGTAGAATTACATCAACGCATTGAGCAAAGATTAAGCAAAATGTGGGATATCGGTTTTTTGAGTGAAGTTGAATCTCTAATTGAAAAATACGATTTAGATGAAAATTTACCCTCAATGCGTTCAGTGGGTTATCGACAAGCACTAGAATTTTTATTAAAAAGTGACTTAAGTCTCAAAAGTAAACGTGAAATGGAGGATAAAGCTTTATTTGCAACACGACAACTTGCCAAACGTCAATATACGTGGTTACGTTCTTTGCAAGAAATACACGATTTTAAAACTTACTTGACGATAAAGCAGGCGAAAGAAGACTTGCGAAACTCTTATGGATAAAGCAAAATTTGCACACTGTCTTTTTATAATTTTTAGTTGAAAAATAAAGATAGTTTTTTTGCGCTGATTTAAAAATTTTTTTTTGGAGTTAAAAATGTCTAAAGGTCAAACTTTACAAGATCCGTTCTTAAATTCTCTCCGTAAAGAACGTATCCCTGTTTCTATTTTCCTTGTGAACGGTATTAAATTACAGGGTCATATTGAATCTTTTGACCAATATGTTGTTTTATTAAAAAATACTGTAAGTCAAATGGTTTACAAACACGCGATTTCAACTGTTGTTCCAGCACGTAACCCACGTCCAGCAGGCGCTCAAGGTACAGGCTTCCCAGCACAAGGCGGCACTCAAGGCGGTTTTGGTGGTCAAGGTAGCGGCTTCGGCGGCGCTCAAGGCGGCGGCTTCGGCGGCGCTCAAGGTGGCTTCGGCGGCGCTCAAGGCGGCTTCGGTGGTCAAGGTGGCTTCGGTGGTCAAGGCGGCGGCTTCGGTGGTCAAGGTGGCTTCGGTGGTCAAGGCGGCTTCGGTGGTCAAGGCGGTTTCGGCGGTCATCA
This genomic stretch from Acinetobacter pittii harbors:
- the tsaE gene encoding tRNA (adenosine(37)-N6)-threonylcarbamoyltransferase complex ATPase subunit type 1 TsaE; the encoded protein is MSYSLKLVLNHEEDTERLAQALAQHVQSGVIYLIGDLGAGKTTLTRYFLQALGHKGSVKSPTYTLVEPYKINDKEIFHFDLYRLNDPYELELMGIRDYLDITDALFLFEWPSKGGDEIPQADIIIDIQKSDDELSRFVTLTLPTKNLYQTLQEQLHD
- the mutL gene encoding DNA mismatch repair endonuclease MutL codes for the protein MTDEKLTKRRIHTLDAALANQIAAGEVIERPSSVVKELLENSIDAGATELIVRIAQGGSTLIEIIDNGHGIHPDDLALAVMRHATSKIKTAEDLHAIVSLGFRGEALASIAAVSRLTLTSSQDESGIGHQVEVNGTAFDHQEVQAVAAQKGTHIRVQDLFFNVPARRKFLKKPTTEFGHIEEIVRRLALTHFDIRFVLEHNDNIRINLPIADSGELRFQRVQQLLGSQFVQNAYWMDAESISMRLSGWLGHPSDARAQADMQYVYVNGRIVKDKTISHALRMAYDGILHGHQHSSYLLFLEVDPENIDVNVHPTKHEIRFLNQREVHEFVRHYTKETLAQFQTASADLAQAMKTDESSDYSVQPQPKYQEQFSLHRANETLNPDNEERTHSVPTELLTDFNASRPQAVQYADQTPKYNGSAQLNNALKTYLAPLRDQPASFSINEDIEPVAKVDEFPLGIAIAQLHGIYILAQNTEGLIIVDMHAAHERILLQQMKNAWDKPEFWTSQQLLIPKVISISRMQAVRVEELKPQLERLGLEIDLYGDEQVIVRGVPAILQKADFENLIPELLNDLDPNDEAQGLLQKRDELLAGMACHGAVRAHRQLSLSEMNALLRQMEQTEFASQCNHGRPTWRAFPLSQLDKLFARGE
- the miaA gene encoding tRNA (adenosine(37)-N6)-dimethylallyltransferase MiaA encodes the protein MSNQLPVINLMGPTASGKTALACELYERGNFELISVDSALVYKDMDIGTAKPTREEQALYPHHLIDIITPLEVYSAAQFVEDACKLIDNMHSRGKTPILVGGTMLYFKALLEGLSGNLPSADAEVRAAIEEKALNEGWQAVYDELVSVDPDAAIKFNVTDKQRIIRALEVYKITGEPITKLQAEQPKNVPYRYIFHNYALLPDRVELHQRIEQRLSKMWDIGFLSEVESLIEKYDLDENLPSMRSVGYRQALEFLLKSDLSLKSKREMEDKALFATRQLAKRQYTWLRSLQEIHDFKTYLTIKQAKEDLRNSYG
- the hfq gene encoding RNA chaperone Hfq, which translates into the protein MSKGQTLQDPFLNSLRKERIPVSIFLVNGIKLQGHIESFDQYVVLLKNTVSQMVYKHAISTVVPARNPRPAGAQGTGFPAQGGTQGGFGGQGSGFGGAQGGGFGGAQGGFGGAQGGFGGQGGFGGQGGGFGGQGGFGGQGGFGGQGGFGGHQGGFDNDTKFEDGQDDENNR